The Echeneis naucrates chromosome 8, fEcheNa1.1, whole genome shotgun sequence genome has a window encoding:
- the LOC115047098 gene encoding hemoglobin subunit alpha-1 isoform X2, which produces MTSLTAKDKDTVKAFWAKVAGKAEDIGTDALSRMLVVYPQTKTYFSHWKDLSPGSAPVRKHGITVMTGVADAVSKIDDLKGGLLNLSELHAFTLRVDPANFKILSHNILVVFAIMFPKDFTPEVHVAMDKFLAALARALSEKYR; this is translated from the exons ATGACCAGTCTCACTGCTAAGGACAAGGACACCGTCAAGGCCTTCTGGGCCAAAGTGGCTGGCAAAGCCGAGGACATCGGCACCGATGCTCTGTCCAG GATGCTGGTGGTCTACCCCCAGACCAAGACCTACTTCTCCCACTGGAAGGACCTGAGCCCCGGCTCTGCCCCCGTGAGGAAGCACGGCATCACCGTGATGACCGGAGTCGCCGACGCCGTGTCCAAAATCGACGACCTGAAAGGCGGCCTGCTGAACCTCAGCGAGCTGCACGCCTTCACCCTGAGGGTGGACCCCGCTAACTTCAAG ATCCTCTCTCACAACATCCTCGTGGTCTTTGCCATCATGTTCCCCAAAGACTTCACCCCAGAGGTCCATGTGGCCATGGACAAGTTCCTGGCTGCCTTGGCTCGCGCCCTTTCTGAGAAATACCGATAA
- the LOC115047100 gene encoding hemoglobin subunit beta-2 has protein sequence MVEWTDFERATIQDIFSKIDYDVVGPAALSRCLVVYPWTQRYFGGFGNLYNAAAIISNPMVANHGKVVLRGLERAVKNMDNIKETYAELSVLHSEKLHVDPDNFRLLADCLTVVVAAQMGGAFTGDVQAAFQKFLAVVVSSLGRQYH, from the exons ATGGTTGAATGGACAGACTTTGAGCGCGCCACCATCCAGGACATCTTCTCCAAGATCGACTATGATGTTGTGggtcctgctgctctctccag GTGTCTGGTGGTCTACCCCTGGACTCAGAGGTATTTCGGCGGATTTGGAAACCTCTACAACGCCGCAGCCATCATCTCCAACCCAATGGTGGCAAATCACGGAAAGGTGGTGCTGCGCGGTCTGGAGCGGGCCGTGAAGAACATGGACAACATCAAGGAGACCTACGCTGAGCTGAGTGTGCTGCACTCCGAGAAGCTGCATGTGGATCCCGATAACTTCAGG ctgcTGGCCGACTGTCTCACTGTCGTGGTTGCTGCTCAGATGGGTGGTGCCTTCACCGGTGATGTCCAGGCAGCTTTCCAGAAGTTCCTGGCCGTGGTGGTGTCCTCCCTGGGAAGGCAGTACCATtag
- the LOC115046983 gene encoding hemoglobin subunit alpha-A — translation MSLSGKDKANVKSFWDKVAPKSAEVGGEALGRMLTVYPQTKTYFSHWSDLSPEAPQVRKHGATIMAAVGDAVGKIDDLVGGLSTLSELHAFKLRVDPANFRILAHNLILVMAMYFPADFTPEVHVSVDKFLQNVALALAERYR, via the exons ATGAGTCTCTCTGGCAAGGACAAGGCCAATGTGAAGTCCTTCTGGGACAAAGTGGCCCCCAAGTCAGCTGAGGTTGGAGGGGAAGCTCTGGGCAG GATGCTGACTGTTTACCCCCAGACCAAAACCTACTTTTCCCACTGGTCTGATCTGAGTCCTGAAGCCCCACAGGTGAGGAAGCATGGTGCAACCATCATGGCTGCTGTGGGAGATGCAGTCGGTAAGATCGATGACCTTGTGGGTGGCCTGTCCACCCTCAGCGAGCTGCATGCCTTCAAGCTCAGAGTGGACCCCGCCAACTTCAGG ATCCTGGCCCACAACCTGATCCTGGTTATGGCCATGTACTTCCCCGCAGACTTCACCCCAGAGGTCCATGTCTCCGTCGACAAGTTCCTGCAAAATgtggctctggctctggctgAGAGATACCGCTAA